CTTGGGAGCTTACTGTTTTGCCTCTTGGTAAGAAATCAATTGGTTCGAAATGGGTATATAAAGTGAAGCATAAACCTGATGGTAGCATTGATCGCTACAAGGCTAGGCTTGTTGCCAAAGACTATAATCAGGTGGAAGGAATTGATTATTTGGAATGTTTTTCTCCTGTAGCAAAGGTCGTGACAGTTAGAATTTTCTTTGCTCTTAGTGCAGCATATTCTTGGCCTTTACATTAATTAGACATTAATAATGCTTTCCTTCATGATATCTTGATGAAGATATGTATATACTCCCTCTTGATGGTTTTAATATTCCTTGTCCTAATCATTTTTGCAAGTTGAAGAGgtctctttatggccttaaacaggcctCCAGACAATGGAACACGGAATTTTCTTCTCAGCTCATTTACTATTTCGACAGAGTCCTAATGATGCATGCTTATTTCTATATAACAATAATTATGTGTTCATGATGTTATTAGTGTATGTAGATGATGTTCTCATAACAGGTACCTCAGAATCTGCCATTTTAGAGGTTAAAGCTTTTCTAAATGAGAAGTTCACTATTAAGGACCTTGGCCACGCCAAGTATTTTCTTGGTGTTGAATCGCTAGGTCAGAGGCCGGTATCTATCTTAGCCAACGAAAATATATTCTGGACATACTTAAAGATTGTGGTCTCTCTGATTGCAAAGCTGCTGCTACTCCCCTACCTCCTGGATTTGTTTTTCCCACAACTAACACTCTAGAGATCGGTCCCATTTACAATGATCTAGAGAAGTACAGACGATTGGTTGGTAGATTCCTATATTTAGGTGTCTACAGGCCAGATGTGTGTCATGCAGTTCAACAACTCAGTCAACATCTCCAGAAGCCATTCTTTCTTCATTGGGATGCTACTATACATGTTCTTAAATATTTGCATGGTTGTCCCCCAAAGGTCTTTTCTATCCCTCTTCAAACGACTTTACAGTAAATGCTTTCAGTGATAGTGATTATGCAAAATGTAAAGAAAGCAGAAAGTATTTGACTGGTTATTGTATATTCCTTGGTAATGCTCTTATTTCGTGGAAGATAAAGAAACAAAAGACTACAAGTAGGTCTTCTTATGAGGCAAAATACAAGAGTATGGCACATACTGTTTGTGAACTTTTATGGATTTCATATGTTATTGAAAGAGCTACAGGTCCCCCTTTCAACAACCAATTCCTCTTTGGTGTGATTCGAAATCTGCTCTCCACATTACTCGTAAAATAGTCTTTTATGAGCGTACAAAACATCTTGAAATTGATTGTCACATAGTACGAGATCACTACAAAGCTAGTTTTGTTTTGCCTCAGCATGTTCCTACTAAGGATCAATTGGTCAATTTTTTTACCAAGTCGTTGTCATATAATTTGTTTGACAAATTTGTTTCCACGTTAGGCTTGGTAGATCCCTCTATAAGTCCAACTTGAGGTGGGGATATTGAGGATGTAAATAAAGTTGTGAATACTTGTAATAGGGTA
This portion of the Rutidosis leptorrhynchoides isolate AG116_Rl617_1_P2 unplaced genomic scaffold, CSIRO_AGI_Rlap_v1 contig395, whole genome shotgun sequence genome encodes:
- the LOC139883422 gene encoding uncharacterized mitochondrial protein AtMg00810-like — translated: MEHGIFFSAHLLFRQSPNDACLFLYNNNYVFMMLLVYVDDVLITGTSESAILEVKAFLNEKFTIKDLGHAKYFLGVESLDCGLSDCKAAATPLPPGFVFPTTNTLEIGPIYNDLEKYRRLVGRFLYLGVYRPDVCHAVQQLSQHLQKPFFLHWDATIHVLKYLHESRKYLTGYCIFLGNALISWKIKKQKTTSRSSYEAKYKSMAHTVCELLWISYVIERATGLVDPSISPT